The region ATAACGGTTCGCATGGTTACTCCTAGCTATTCCGAGAGACAGGGCAGGTTGTTACGGCAGAGGCGAAATCGGACGCTGGATCATCTGTTTTCAGCATTGCGACAGTCGAAGCAGCCGCACGGCGGACCGGACTGACCCACCGGCCGGTCGACCGTGTGCGCGTCGCCGCCACGAGGGAGCGGAGACACACGTAAGCGTCCAACAGACGCAACGCGGGCAGCAGTGGAGCAAATAAAAGCAGGCGCGGCCGCCGCAAAGCGCACACGGCTAGCAGAGTCACCAGAAGATCCGGAACGAGGAATCCCAGCGCCACGATCTGAGGGGTCAGCGTGCCTACCAGTTCATGGCCCGCGACCTCCGGTGGTCCGTACGTCGCGGACACGGCCTCGGTGTACACAGCGAACAGCATCAAGGGCGGCATGCAGAGCAGAGTCACACTGCCGCAGATTAATTCGGCTACCTGGGCGGTCAATGCGAACCAAAACCGTCCGAAATGCTTTCGGTGCAAGCGCACCGTCTGCCAGAACCCCAGCGACCATCGTCTGATCTGACGCACGTAGTCCCCGAACGCGTCGGGGTCCTGTGTGTAAGCCACGGCTGCGCAAGGCCGGAAGGCAATTCTCCCCAGCTTCTTAACATGGACTTCAAAAGTCATGTTGAAGTCTTCAATCACCAAGCCTGGTGCGGTGATGTCAATAGAGTCGAGGACATCTGTTCTATACATGCTGGCGAACCCGGGGACGATTGAGACAACGTCGGCCCACCGGCCTGCTTGCCCGTATTTGGTGAGTAGCTGCACTCCCACATAAACACGTGCTCGGTAGGCCAGGAGAAGTCTCCCCATCAGCTTTCGCGGCGGCGGATCCAGCGAGCAGCGCACCGACCCCGCCACGGCAACTACACCTTCGTCGTCGAACTCAGGCAGGCCCGTCGCAAGATAATCATCGGAAAGTCTGGTGTCGGCATCGAGGAGAAGTACGACGCGGAATCGCTGTGCGAGTTCGAAATGCTCAATCGCCGCCCGGAGCGCCCTGGCCTTACCGCTGTTATGAGGCAGATCCAAGACCTGAACGCCGAGCTGCAGAGCGATATTGGGCGTGCCGTCAGTTGACCCGTCGGAGACAACGTGAATGTTGGCCGCGTCGACCAACCGAGTGGCGGCGCAGACAGTCCTCTCGAGCACCGCAGCCTCATTATGAGCCGGGATGAGCACTGCGACATCATCAGGAGTAAACTGCTGCGCCACCCCAGACCTTGACGACCGACGGCGGTGGCGGCCGGATTCCGGCGATTGTTCGATTACGCATCGCGACATCAGCGTCAAGCGGGAACCCAGATAGCGCCCTGCTCCCACTGTCGCCCAGAAAAGCGTATTGAACCCGAGAATGAGACATGCGAAAGCGATGACGGTTATAGGGGAGGCCACGGTCGTGCCCTTACCACGAGTTCACCCATCTCGTCATAACGTATGACGCCCCACGGCGTCACTGAGCCGGTACGTAGCGTCCAGCACTAAACTGTGGCTAGAGAGCCATGAATGATCGACTTCGGGGTGCAGCGTGTGAGCAATCACAAGATCCCATTCGTCACGAGCCGGATCCGCTTCTGACTTCAGAGGACCAGCCAAAGTGATGACGCTTTCGACCATGGCATCGGTGAAGGAGACGAGCGCACCGTGGTCCTGTAGTTCGTCAATGATCTGCAGCGCAGGCGATTCGCGAACGTCAGCAACCCCCGGTTTGTACGCGATACCGACAACCAGGATTCGGGAACTTGCAAGCGGCCGTCCGGATTCCGCAAGCAGCTCCTGCGCTCTCAATACAACAGCGCGCGGGCGTGCCGCGATGGCCGCCATCGCGGCTTCAGTGATCGGTGTCGGAATTCTGTTGGCACGCAGTTGCCACAGGAGGTAGTGCGGATCACATGGAATGCAATGACCGCCGACGCCTGGACCGGGGTGGAACGGCATGAAGCCGTATGGCTTGGTCGCCGCGGCCGCGATCACCTCCATGATGTCGACACCGAGTTCACCTGCAATTGTCGCAAATTCGTTAGCGAGCCCGATGTTCACAGCACGAAAGGTGTTCTCCAGAAGCTTTGTTAGTTCAGCTGACTCCGGACTCGATACCACGTGGACCCAGGGTGCTGATTTCGCCAGGGTGCGCTCCGCGCGCGCAGTACACGCTGTAGTCACTCCTCCGAGCACGCGAGGTGTGCGCTTGGGGAGGTGTGACGGCGAGCCTGGGTCGATGCGTTCAGGACTGAACGCAACGAAAATGTCACTGCCTGGGATGAAGCCGCGTCGGCGCAGCGGTTCTACTAACAATTCCCGCGTACAGCCGACGTATGAGGTCGAGGTCAATATGATCGTTTGTCCAGGTCGGGCTACTCCGACCACGCTATTGCACGCAGCGCTCAGGGCGGTGGTGTCGGGAACCAGGTGTCCATCGACAGGCGTTGGGACGCAGATGATTATCGAGTCTGCATCTCTCAGACGTGTCACATCATCACTGAAGCTGAGGCGCTCGGTGTCGATGAATCTGCCGAGTCGACAACGATCCGATTCGATGAGATCGACGCGATGAGCTCTGATATCAGCCAGACGGGCTGCGCTGACATCGATGCCCACAACCGAAGCACCTGCCTCGACGATGGCGAGAGCCGTCGGCAGACCGACATATCCTAAGCCGACTACACCTATCGTTCCTGGTTCACGAACGCTCTCGCCGATTGTGGCATACATTCGTTCGCGATCAACTTCGATCGTGTCTGCGTTGTTTCGAGTGGCGATTGGCGTCATCGCTTCGTGTCCTTTCGACTGGTTGCCTTAAATCACTGGACAGTGACCGACTTGGCGAGATTGCGTGGTTTGTCGACGTCGTGTCCCAGAGACAGGGCCAATGTGCGCGCCAACACCTGCAATGGCACCGTCGCCTCGAGTGGTCCCCATGCGGCGCTGGGATCACTAGCGACATCGATCGCGCTGTCCGCGGACCCGATGGTCAGAAGCTGTCCCCCACGAGCAGCGATCTCAGCCATATTCGCACGTAATCTCGTATCACCGTTGTCGACGACAACGACAGGAGTTCCTGCGCCAATCAGCGCAAGCGGCCCATGCTTCAGCTCGCCAGCTGGGTAGTGCTCAGCCCAGCGATAGGTGAGTTCCTTGAGCTTCAGGGCTCCCTCGGCGGCATACGGAAGGCCGGATCCCTTTGCAATGAAGATGAAACCTGCGCAATCGCTCAACTCCTCGATCAATGGCGGGACCCGACATTGAGCCACATTGAGTGCCGCCGCCAGCTTCTCAGGAAGCCTTCGAAGATCGTCCGTCAAACGAGCTGCTGCGCTTCGGTCAATACGGCCGGTGGCTGATAAACCCGAAATCATCAGTGCTGCGCCGGCGATAACCTGGCACACGAACGTCTTCGTGGCGGCCACGCCGATTTCCGGCCCGGCATCACAGTTGAGTACCGCGTCAGCGCGTCGAGCCAGTGAAGAGTGCTGATTGTTCGTCAGTGCCACCAGCGGTGCGCCGCCAATTGCGTCGGATGTCAAGGCCTGCAACACGTCTGCCGTCTCGCCGGACTGGCTGATTGCCAGGGTCAGCTGGCCGGTTTCAGGAATGTCGTCAGCCGCTTCGCTCGCGATGGTGCACGTAACCGGAATTCTGCCGAGTCTGCGGACCACGTTGCCGATCACGAGCCCGGCATTCATAGACGTTCCGCAGCCTATGATCTTGAGCCGATCGAATGTACCGAGGCCGCGGTCCGTCCAGAGTTCTCCCGAATCGATTGAGGTACCAAGGTCGTCGATAACTCGACACGCTGCGGCCGGTTGTTCGTTGATCTCTTTGGCCATGAAATCGCTGTAACCGTTCAAGTCGGCGTCGCGCCCCTGCCAACTGCACCTGCGGCTGATGAGCGGCACGGAGTCGGCCTCCGCGCGGACCCACTGGCCGCCATCGACCAGCTCTACGACGTCGCCATCGCCGAGTACCTGGAATTCGTCTGTCCAATCGACGATTGCAGCGATGTCGCTCGCCGCGAAGACACCGTGTGCTGAATGTGCAACTAGCAGCGGCGAGCCATTCGAGGCGACCACGATACGACCAGTGCCCCGTTCGAGCACTGCGATTGCCCACGTGCCTTGCACCCTTGTCAACCCAGTCTGGACTGCCTTGAAGAGGTCTCGGTGCTCACTGAGTGCGTCCTCGATGAGGTGGCTCAGGACTTCGCTGTCGACTGCTGTAGCAATTCGGTGCCCCGATCGCGTCAGCTCGTCCCTCAGCTGATCAGCGTTGAGGATTATTCCGTTGTGCGCGACGAATATTCGTCGGTTGCAATCGGCATGAGGATGGGCGTTCTCCTCGCTCACCAATCCGTGAGTCGCCCATCGGGTGTGACCGATTCCCACCCCATTGAGCGGCGCGCCGGACCAACCTCGTACGAGTTCGTCGAGGGCGCCGATTCGCTCGACGGTCCGCAAATGCGCAACCTCCGCGGTCGCGGTCTGGAGTGCAACACCCACCGAGTCGTATCCTCGGTATTCGAGGCGGCGCAGTCCGGTACACAGGTACTCAACAGCCGGCTGGATCGTCCGGCAGGCGATGATCCCGCACATCTCTGACCCCCTTGGCTGCGCTCCGCCTGTTCGCAGGGGGAAACAAGTCGCCGCAATCGGCACCTTTGCTCGGCTGCCGCCCCATTGGCAGCCTCAGACCCGCTTTGCACAATCCAGCTGACGAAGGCAGCGCGTGGGGTGCGGTACTCGGTTCGAGCCGCGCCCCGGTACGCGCCATCCTCGCAATCGGACGACGTGCCGTATCTGAACCCTGAGACACGCGATCAGTATTCGAGTCATTCCGAACTGCAGTACATGGGTCGTGGGAGCGATCTTTTGAATCACCGAGACCTAGGTCGACGATCCAACACGTGACGGTATGAGACGGTCAGGAACGGCGCTCGCTTAATCTCCCGTTGAGGCCAGTCGGCCCGATGTGCCCGTCACCACGCCTGACGGACGCCTGCGAGTGCGGGATGAAGCGGAGACATTTCGAAAGAACTGAATCGTCGCCATTGAACGACCTAGATCCCCGGCCATTTGCAGTGGTTGCGCAGGTAATCTCAAGGTGTTACGTCAGCGGACGTTCCGGATCATCCGGGTCGTATGGAGGGGCTGTCGGCTGGCCGTCGCTGATCGGGTCACAAAGCAACTGGCCGAGGCGACCCACGGAGTTGAGTTCATCGTGAGGATTCGTGCCTCACAGCTTCCTCGTCTTGGCGACGTTCACTGCGCCGCGCTTAATGGAGGGCCCGAAACCACCTACGCTGCTCAGACCAGGCGGGCCCTCATCCGGCTCTTGCCATAACGCTCCATCCGCAACGCCTTTGCCAGGGTTGCGGCCTCCGCGCGGCATCGAACTCCGAGCTTGCTAAACAGATTGTGAACATGGTTCTTGACGGTGTGGAGGGCGATGCCGAGTTCGTCGGCAATGTCCTGGTTGGACCGGCCCTCTTCCAGCATCCGGAGTATTTCCAGCTCGCGCGACGTGAGTGCCATGTCACAAGGAACGGTTTGGCGCCGCGCAGCAACAGTGGTCAGGCGGCGTAGCAGGATGGCAGAAACTCTGGGGGGCAGACGAACCCCACCGGCTATCACTTCACCGATGAGCGACAGCAGTACAGACGTGGGTTCGTTGCGCATGTGGTAGCCGGCTATCCCTGCTTCGGCGCAGGCGACGATCCCGGCCTCATCCAGCTCGGAGGTCATGACGGCTATCACCGGGATGTCGGAGCGCATGGTGGCCACGACCCTCAGTAACTGCTCTGTGATCTCCGAGTCCATACTGAGCAAAATCACAGACGGACTCGTCTTCGCCAACACACTGACATACGACGGCAGATCCCACGCCTCGCGTATCTGCCCCACGCCGCGTTGCCGGAGCAGAACTGCCAGAGCCTCGCGATGGACTGCGCAGTCGTCGAGCAACACAACACGTGCATCCGGTGCGTTCTTCGCCGAAGGCTGAGCTGCCGCGAGCGGTTGGAGGGCCGAATCCTCCTGTCTCTCAGCGGCAGAGTCAGGATCCCGAACGACACGGCAGGAGTTCCTCAGTGTGGTCGCTCGATACTCTTCGCTATCCGACATGTCTGGACTCCGCTCCCGGAACAAGGCCGGCCGCGCCATACCTTCGGCGCCCTTCCTTATCCCCCCCGGCTCTGCCTCGAGCCGGTCCGTTGCCGCAGTAAATCAATGATCCGCGGCGCTGCGAATAGGCCGAGGGAGCGATTTTTCAGACGGATCGCTGCCTAGTTCTTCGACCCGATCATTCAGGCTACGGATCTAGACAGACTGCCGTGAGCACTGGCCAGCACAACATTCCCGTGCCGAAGGGAACTAGATCGGGACGACCGAGGGGATCTCAACCTGCGCTTGTGTGACAAAGCGGTCGTGGGTTGGTCACCCATTCACCCGACTCACGCGACCGCCGTCCCCTGACCGTCGGACCTCAGAGCCGGGTTGAGTCGGAGGCCGACTTGGGAGGTCGAGGAATACTGGATCGGAGCTTGAGTACGAGACAGATGTTGACTGCCATCAGTGCCGCGAAGAGAAGAATTCCTGCAACGACGAGCGTTGCCACCACGAGCATCAGGATGTGAGGCACAGCAATCTAGCTCCTTCTCGTTGTGGCTACCAGGGCACACATGTGAGTTCGCTGTAAAGGTAGTCGATTTGCCGGGGTTCCAGGTTGGCGCTGCGGTACATCTTGGGCCAATTCGTCACCGCGAACGACATCCGGGGTCGCTGATCGACGAGCCGCAGCTCGACCAACGTGGACACAAGCCGATGGTGGATCAGCAGATGGCGTGCCAGCGGTACTAATGCGCGACGAAACAGGTCGGCGTTGCTGACGTGCAGGATGATAGCGAACAGCGGTGCGCCCTTGTACCGGAACTTCCGGTACATCACGTGACAGGATTCGTCGCCGTGGAGAAGCACGAGGTGATGTGTTGCGAGAGCCGCCCGGTGGTCCCGATACAGCTTGAGCTCGCTTCCCGCCAAACGGTTTTCGATCATGTCCGGGTCGGCACTGATCCGTATACGGCCCGGCAGCGTCGGCCATGGCAGATTGGGGACGAGTGCTGACGTCGTGTCGAGGAACCGGAACCCGAGAAACGAAAGAATCTCCTGCGGGCCTTCGTCGGGTGACAGGATCGTGAAGTTGTAACCCTCCTGACCAAGAACGGCATTGAGCAACGACAGACTTCGCGACCGATACTCAGGGAGTACGCACCACGATCCCAGGTTGCAGAACCGCTCCACTCGTCCAGCCACCATTCGCTCGGAGTAGAGGGCCAGCAATGTCCCGACGACGCGTTGCCCGTCTCGAAGCATGAAGCCCCTGTTAGGAGCGTCCACCTGCCATGGTGGCTTCGAGCAGGCCTGTGCCCAGGGAACTCGGTCATTGTGGTTGGCGGACAGAAAGTCCGCTACCGCCGCGACGTCGGTGTCCATGATCGGGTCGACCGACGTTCTACGCGTCTTCTTCGCCTGCATCCCTCCCCCTCACATCAGCTTTCCATCCGCGCGACGGTGTCAGGCCGGAAGTTCTCCGGACGGGATGACGGCGGCCAGGGTGATCACCGGCGGTGAGTTGGCGTCCAGCTCGGCGTCGACACCTTCGACGGCGCCGTACGGTTCAGATACGGTGCCGCCGTCAACGGAGAGACCGACCGACGCGAATCCGGCCGAAGTCGACACGTCGCAGTGATGGTCGCCATTCTTACGCCACCACGCCTGCCCGAGGGCCGGCAGAGTGTCGATCGGGTCGAAGTACGGGTAGAGGCGGCTCAAAGCGTCTGCATCTGCGCCTTCCAGACCTGTGCGATAGTTCTTGCTCCAGTAGGAAATTCCCAGATTCTGGTCATACTCGGCGACCTGATGGACCCACCGCTTGCCCACGAAGGGAACGTCACAGACGACTCGAGGCGTGGCAAAACCAGGTAGGTAACCCATGATCGACAGCTGCAACTTCTGTGCCTGCGCCAGCGACGTACGCCAGTGCTCGGCATTGGGAATCATGTCGCACATGTAGAAGTAGTACGGCAAAATGCTCGCTTCGCCCTGCAGGGCGAAGCACAGATCCAGCAGGTCCTCGGTGGTGGCGTTGACGCCGCGCATCAGCACGCCTTGGTTGCGAACATCTCGTAAGCCCGCGTCGAGAAGTCCGCGCGCCGCAGCTGCGACGAGCGGAGTCACCGACTGCACATGGTTGATGTGGGTATGCACTGCCAGGTTGACCCCGCGTGCGGCGGCCAGACGCGCCACACGACCGACTCCGTCCACCACTTTTTCTTGCAGCCAGTGCTGCGGCAGCGCGGCCAGCGCCTTGGTGGCCAACCGGATATCACGGATGGAATCGATGTCCAGCAACTTCATCACGAAGGATTCCAGTCGCGGCCAGGGCACATTGCCGACATCGCCGCCGGACACCACGACGTCACGCACCGTCGGAGTGGCGCGCAGATAGTCGAGCATCTGCTCCTGCCGGTCCACCGGTTGCAGAGTCAACCGCGACTTGCTCACCGTCGGAGTGGAGTTGCCGATCAGGTCCATCCGGGTGCAATGCCCGCAGTACTGCGGGCATGTCGACAGCAACTCGGCCAGCACCTTGGTCGGATACCGGTGTGTCAGCCCTTCGACCACCCACATATCGCTCTCGTGCAGTGAATCTCGCTCGGCGTAAGGGTGCGAGCACCATTCGGCATGCCGGTCGCTGAGTAGGGGCAGCATGTAGCGCCGGATCGGATCGACGTAGAAGGCATCCGTGAGCGCGCCGGAGTCCGGTGTCCAGTGCGGCGCCATCGTGTTGATCATCTGCGGCGGCAGCAGCATCGACATGGTTGCCCGATGCTGCTGATCGTCAGCCAGGTCGTCATAGAAGCGCTCGTCGAGCAAGTCTCCCATCACTGCTCGCAACTGGCCGATGTTCTTGACGGAGTGAGCCCTCTGCCATTGCGGATCTCGCCATTCGGACTCGGTTACGGCAGCCCAGCCGGGGTAGCGCCGCCAATCCGGTTCAGACAACGGCCTTCGCACATAGCTGTACGGCTGATCCGTGACCGCGGTGAAGCCGGCTTCCTCAGGCTCGGTGAGTGTGGTCATCGCGACAGCACCTTCCGCGAGTGGGTCGCCACATCGGCGCCCTCGATCAACTCTGTTGCGACCCGCCGACCCGACCTGATCGCACCTTCCATGAGCCCGAAGAACTCCAGGCTCGTTTCCGTACCCGCCCAATGAACGCGACCGTGTGGCTCGGTCAGCGTCGGCCCCAGCCGCAACCAGTCACCGGGCCCGAACAGAGCGGCATAGCAGCCTCTGCTGTACTTCTCGCCGAGCCAGTCGGTCACGGTGCACCGCATCGGCGCCGGCAAACCTGGGAAGAGACGGCGTGCGTGGGCGAGCGCGGAGTCCATCTGTTGTGCAGTCGACAAAGCCGAGAAGTCGGTCGCTGCCGCGCCGGTGACGAAACCGGTGAGCACCCCGGCGGAACCGTCCGGTGGCGAATCGTCCACGGTCGACAGCAAGGGTCCACTGGTGCTCACGGACCAGCCAGACAATCCGTGGTCGCGCCAGACTGGCGACTGATAGCCCATATGCACCTTGACGGCACAGCCGCGTCCCGTGGTCGCGGTCGCCCGGGGTGCGCGCAAGCCGGGGCGGAACTCGATCCGTTGCGCCAAGACGGGAGGGAGCGCGACAACCACCCGATTAGCCGGATACTCGGTCAGTGCGGCATCAGCATCAGACACGCATCGCACGACGACGCCGTCCCGATTTTGATGGATCGCCCGTACCGTTCGGCCCAGCCGCACCCGGTCGCCGAGCCGATCGGCCATCGCCTCGCACAGTTGGTGCGAACCGCCGTCGATTCGCCACTGCTGAGCCCCGCCCTCGAACGCGTTCAGGTAGCGGATCCCGCCGCCGGAACGCAGATAGAACGCCATGTGCAGTGCGGAGATCGCCGCGGGATCGGCAGCCATCATCTCCCCGAGGAAAAGCGGGAAGAACGTATGTGCATCCGGACGCTTCACCGCATCGGCGAGCCAATCTGCGGCGGAGATCCGGTCGAGGCACTCCGCTCCTGGGCTCTGCCACGGCGCGTCGAGGCGGACCTGCCCGACGAGGTCGTCAAGCCGATCGAAGAGATCACCCAGCGCTATGGCGTCGAGTGGAGGTACCCGACTCGCGGTTGTCGTCCGCTCCGTCCCGATCAGAAAAGTGCTCTCGCCGAGCATTTCCGTGGACGCCAAACGCAGGCCGTATTCGCGGATGAGCGCCAGCAATTCGGTGTGCCGCACCCCCAGATACGCGGCACCTCCATCCGCCACCACCCCCGGGGTTGCCCGGATGCCGTGCATCCGGCCCCCCACACGGTCACGAGCTTCGAGCACCGCGACATCCGCCCCGGCCGCCTCCAACTCGAGCGCCGCGGTCAACCCGGCGAGGCCGGCACCGACGACAACGACACGCATGTCCGACCTGTTCATGGCGTCACTGCCGCAAGATCTGACAACGCTGACGGCGTCGGGTTGTCGGCGAAATCGTCGTAGTCCAATTCGATTTCGAATTGGCGCGCGATCGCGCTGAGCACTCTCGTCGCCAGCAGAGAGTCGCCGCCGAGTTCGAAGAAGTCGGAGTGCTCATCCACCTCGGTGGTATCGAGGACTCTGCGGAAGATCTGGATGATGTGTTCGGGAGTCACCGGCCTGCTCCTTTGTTGTTGTTTTCCGATGCGGCCCGCCGCGTGGCCGCTCGATCGACTTTGCCGCTGGCCGTGTATGCCAACGACGCGACGAAATTCACCCGGGTGGGCACGAATTGATTGGGAAGGCGCTCACGGAGGTGGCTTTTCACCTCGGCCGCGGTGGTCGCTTCGGACGCGACAACGTATGCCGTCAGCGACGTACGGCCGAGGCGGTGCTCACCGACCACCACTGCGCCGGTCACGGCGGGATGCGTGATCAGCTGCATCTCGACCTCAGCCGGATGCACCCGGACCCCAAGCACTTTGACCTGCTCGTCGGCGCGTCCCTGCGAGTAGAGCAGACCCCGCTCGTCGCGCGTCGCGATGTCTCCAGTGCGGAACCACCGTTCGGGTCCCGTCCCGTAGTCGATCACCGGGAACGCCGAAGCCGTCTTCTCCGGCATTCCGAGATATCCGGTGGCGAGGCCCGGCCCAGACACCAGCAGCTCGCCATCGTCGGTGATGTGGTCACGCACATGGGGTAGAGGGCGACCGATCGGTGCCGTCGTGTCGGAGGTGGCGATGCCAGGTCCGGTTCCGGGGCCGCAGAGCTGGATGGCGTGCGTGATCATCGTCGTCTCGGTGCACCCGTAGGTGTTGAGGAGTCCGACGTGACCCAGTTCTAGATTCCGCCACTGGCGCAGGCGCGTCAGATCAACGCGCTCACCGCCGATCACCACCAGCCGGATGCTCTCCGGCAGTGCCGCTTTCTCCTCGTGCAGAAAGAGCACGAGCTCGTGCCAGAACGCCGTCGGCAGGTCGACGACGGTGATCTCGCGTTCGGCGAGCATACGGAGGAAGGGTGCGAACGAGCCCGAATGCGCGGCGTCGTCGAATACGAGCGCCGATCCTGCGGTCAGCGCCGGGAGGATCTCCTCCAGGCACGTGTCCCAGCCCAGAGATGCGAACTGCAACACCCGATCGTGCGGGGTGAGCGCGAAGAGTTCCCGCAGCGCGCGCACCGTCACGGTCAGGGCATGCCGTGACACCATCACCGGCTTCGGTGTCCCCGTGGAACCGGAGGTGCACAGCACGTATGCGGGATAGCTCGGGTCCCATGGCGGTTGCAGCACCTCTGCGCAGAGACCCCCGCCGCTCGGGTCGAAGGTGTCGATCCGAAGGTTCGTCGAATGCTGCGAAGGCGCCGTTGTGGCGAACAGACGGTCCAGGCCCAGAACATCGGCAATCGACTCCCTGCGCGCTTCCGGGAGGGCGGCGTCCACTGGGCAATACGTCGCGCCTGCCTGCAGGATGCCGAACAGGTGGGCAACCACGCCCGGCGCGTGCGACACCAGCGCACCGATGAGGTCGGGCCTCGTCTCGTCGCCGGATCGGTGTGCCCGGTAGCGCGAGGCGAGTAGCCGAACCCGATTCATCAGTTCCCCGTATGTGACGACAGCCCCGTTGTGCACCAACGCCGGACGATCCGGCCACCTGTCGGCAGCGGCGGCGAAGTCCGCCACAACGTCGTCCCCGACGTCCGCCGCGGGAATCGTTGTGGTGGTATCCGGGAAAGCTATGCCTGACATGGGTTCCTACTCGGTTCGGAGAAGCGACTGAGGTTGAGTTCGATCACAGCGGGTCCCATCGGAACCAGTCGACGAGCATCGTGGCCGGGAAGGGCGTCGACGCGTCGGGTGGCCCGGCCCAGCTGCCGCCGACCGCCAGGTTCAGAATCGCGTACGTCGGTTGGTTGAAGACCCAGCGGGCGCCCTCCGGCAGGGACCGCGGGGTGAAGGTGCCGATGGTCGTCCCGTCGATGCCGACGGTGATGACGTCGGGAGCGTGGGTCACCCAGTAGTCATGGAAGCCGGTCGAGAGATTGCCGACCGACCCGGTGAACTGGACTTGATACGGCTTGCTCCCACCGCCAGGGCCGTGAATCGTCGCGTAGTAGGTGCTGGGGTCGCTGACCAACTCGACGATATCGATCTCGCCGAGCCCTCCGTCAACTCCCAGCATCCAGAATGC is a window of Mycolicibacterium chubuense NBB4 DNA encoding:
- a CDS encoding flavin monoamine oxidase family protein produces the protein MNRSDMRVVVVGAGLAGLTAALELEAAGADVAVLEARDRVGGRMHGIRATPGVVADGGAAYLGVRHTELLALIREYGLRLASTEMLGESTFLIGTERTTTASRVPPLDAIALGDLFDRLDDLVGQVRLDAPWQSPGAECLDRISAADWLADAVKRPDAHTFFPLFLGEMMAADPAAISALHMAFYLRSGGGIRYLNAFEGGAQQWRIDGGSHQLCEAMADRLGDRVRLGRTVRAIHQNRDGVVVRCVSDADAALTEYPANRVVVALPPVLAQRIEFRPGLRAPRATATTGRGCAVKVHMGYQSPVWRDHGLSGWSVSTSGPLLSTVDDSPPDGSAGVLTGFVTGAAATDFSALSTAQQMDSALAHARRLFPGLPAPMRCTVTDWLGEKYSRGCYAALFGPGDWLRLGPTLTEPHGRVHWAGTETSLEFFGLMEGAIRSGRRVATELIEGADVATHSRKVLSR
- a CDS encoding nucleotide sugar dehydrogenase — encoded protein: MYATIGESVREPGTIGVVGLGYVGLPTALAIVEAGASVVGIDVSAARLADIRAHRVDLIESDRCRLGRFIDTERLSFSDDVTRLRDADSIIICVPTPVDGHLVPDTTALSAACNSVVGVARPGQTIILTSTSYVGCTRELLVEPLRRRGFIPGSDIFVAFSPERIDPGSPSHLPKRTPRVLGGVTTACTARAERTLAKSAPWVHVVSSPESAELTKLLENTFRAVNIGLANEFATIAGELGVDIMEVIAAAATKPYGFMPFHPGPGVGGHCIPCDPHYLLWQLRANRIPTPITEAAMAAIAARPRAVVLRAQELLAESGRPLASSRILVVGIAYKPGVADVRESPALQIIDELQDHGALVSFTDAMVESVITLAGPLKSEADPARDEWDLVIAHTLHPEVDHSWLSSHSLVLDATYRLSDAVGRHTL
- a CDS encoding glycosyltransferase: MAQQFTPDDVAVLIPAHNEAAVLERTVCAATRLVDAANIHVVSDGSTDGTPNIALQLGVQVLDLPHNSGKARALRAAIEHFELAQRFRVVLLLDADTRLSDDYLATGLPEFDDEGVVAVAGSVRCSLDPPPRKLMGRLLLAYRARVYVGVQLLTKYGQAGRWADVVSIVPGFASMYRTDVLDSIDITAPGLVIEDFNMTFEVHVKKLGRIAFRPCAAVAYTQDPDAFGDYVRQIRRWSLGFWQTVRLHRKHFGRFWFALTAQVAELICGSVTLLCMPPLMLFAVYTEAVSATYGPPEVAGHELVGTLTPQIVALGFLVPDLLVTLLAVCALRRPRLLLFAPLLPALRLLDAYVCLRSLVAATRTRSTGRWVSPVRRAAASTVAMLKTDDPASDFASAVTTCPVSRNS
- the glmS gene encoding glutamine--fructose-6-phosphate transaminase (isomerizing), with the protein product MCGIIACRTIQPAVEYLCTGLRRLEYRGYDSVGVALQTATAEVAHLRTVERIGALDELVRGWSGAPLNGVGIGHTRWATHGLVSEENAHPHADCNRRIFVAHNGIILNADQLRDELTRSGHRIATAVDSEVLSHLIEDALSEHRDLFKAVQTGLTRVQGTWAIAVLERGTGRIVVASNGSPLLVAHSAHGVFAASDIAAIVDWTDEFQVLGDGDVVELVDGGQWVRAEADSVPLISRRCSWQGRDADLNGYSDFMAKEINEQPAAACRVIDDLGTSIDSGELWTDRGLGTFDRLKIIGCGTSMNAGLVIGNVVRRLGRIPVTCTIASEAADDIPETGQLTLAISQSGETADVLQALTSDAIGGAPLVALTNNQHSSLARRADAVLNCDAGPEIGVAATKTFVCQVIAGAALMISGLSATGRIDRSAAARLTDDLRRLPEKLAAALNVAQCRVPPLIEELSDCAGFIFIAKGSGLPYAAEGALKLKELTYRWAEHYPAGELKHGPLALIGAGTPVVVVDNGDTRLRANMAEIAARGGQLLTIGSADSAIDVASDPSAAWGPLEATVPLQVLARTLALSLGHDVDKPRNLAKSVTVQ
- a CDS encoding acyl carrier protein, whose amino-acid sequence is MTPEHIIQIFRRVLDTTEVDEHSDFFELGGDSLLATRVLSAIARQFEIELDYDDFADNPTPSALSDLAAVTP
- a CDS encoding response regulator transcription factor — encoded protein: MLLDDCAVHREALAVLLRQRGVGQIREAWDLPSYVSVLAKTSPSVILLSMDSEITEQLLRVVATMRSDIPVIAVMTSELDEAGIVACAEAGIAGYHMRNEPTSVLLSLIGEVIAGGVRLPPRVSAILLRRLTTVAARRQTVPCDMALTSRELEILRMLEEGRSNQDIADELGIALHTVKNHVHNLFSKLGVRCRAEAATLAKALRMERYGKSRMRARLV
- a CDS encoding KamA family radical SAM protein — protein: MTTLTEPEEAGFTAVTDQPYSYVRRPLSEPDWRRYPGWAAVTESEWRDPQWQRAHSVKNIGQLRAVMGDLLDERFYDDLADDQQHRATMSMLLPPQMINTMAPHWTPDSGALTDAFYVDPIRRYMLPLLSDRHAEWCSHPYAERDSLHESDMWVVEGLTHRYPTKVLAELLSTCPQYCGHCTRMDLIGNSTPTVSKSRLTLQPVDRQEQMLDYLRATPTVRDVVVSGGDVGNVPWPRLESFVMKLLDIDSIRDIRLATKALAALPQHWLQEKVVDGVGRVARLAAARGVNLAVHTHINHVQSVTPLVAAAARGLLDAGLRDVRNQGVLMRGVNATTEDLLDLCFALQGEASILPYYFYMCDMIPNAEHWRTSLAQAQKLQLSIMGYLPGFATPRVVCDVPFVGKRWVHQVAEYDQNLGISYWSKNYRTGLEGADADALSRLYPYFDPIDTLPALGQAWWRKNGDHHCDVSTSAGFASVGLSVDGGTVSEPYGAVEGVDAELDANSPPVITLAAVIPSGELPA